One stretch of Ananas comosus cultivar F153 linkage group 6, ASM154086v1, whole genome shotgun sequence DNA includes these proteins:
- the LOC109711284 gene encoding putative transcription elongation factor SPT5 homolog 1 isoform X3 — protein sequence MARNRRHDDDDDEEYEEEEEEEEEEEEEVVRRGKGAGGRKRGRSDFIDDTALEDDEDEEDEEDDDDEDFGRGGGGGGGGRGKKRRSGSEFFELEAAVDSDEGEEDDEEGEDDFINDAGADLPDEEEGRRLHRPSILMGEDQEDVDEIERQVYERYAKSSHVEYGDDATEVEQQALLPSVKDPKLWMVKCAIGHERETAICLMQKFIDRADLQIKSAIALDHLKNYIYVEAEKEAHVKEACKGLRNIYSSAKIMLVPIKEMTDVLSVESKSVDLARDTWVRMKIGIYKGDLAKVVDVDNVRQRVTVKLIPRVDLQTLANKLEGRDIGKKKTFVPPPRFFNIDEAREMRIRVERRRDRDSGEYFEMVDGLMFKDGFLYKTVSFKSISSQNIQPTFDELEKFRKPGDDVNGDVASLSTLFANRKKGHFMKGDAVIVVRGDLKNLEGWVEKVEEDTVHIRPKMPDLPKTLAFNEKELCKYFKPGDHVKVVSGVQEGATGMVVKVEGHVLIILSDTTKEHIRVFADHVVESSEITTGVTRIGDYELHDLVMLDNMSFGVIIRVESEAFQVLKGVPDRPEVVLIKLREIKSKIDRRTNAKDRSNNIVSVKDVVRVIEGPCKGKQGPVEHIHKGILFIYDRHHLEHAGFICAKAQSCVVVGGSNRGHGMNGVDALDSRFGGLRSSSNVLQSPRRLPPRGPPTNFGGRFGGGRFGGGRGHDSLVGRCIKIKSGPFKGYRGRVKEITSGFVRVELDSQMKIVTVKRDEISDTPGAATPFRESRFASGSETPMHPSRTPLHPIQTPMRDPSATPIHDGMRTPLRNRAWAPMSPPSAEPNLHFSRGSRNFAIIRSFVKIFHIATISL from the exons ATGGCTCGGAACCGACgccacgacgacgacgacgacgaggagtacgaggaggaagaggaggaggaggaggaggaggaggaggaggtggtgaggAGGGGGAAGGGCGCCGGAGGGCGGAAGCGGGGGCGATCCGATTTTATTGATGATACTGCGTTGGAGGACGATGAGgacgaggaggacgaggaggacgacgacgatgaggattttggccgcggcggcggcggcggcggcggcggccgcgggaAGAAGCGGCGGTCGGGGTCGGAGTTCTTCGAGCTCGAAGCGGCCGTCGACAGCGACGAAGGGGAGGAGGATGATGAAGAGGGGGAGGATG ATTTCATCAATGATGCCGGAGCTGATCTACCTGATGAGGAGGAGGGTAGACGGTTACATCGTCCGTCCATCCTTATGGGTGAGGATCAGGAAGATGTCGATGAGATAGAGAGACAAGTATATGAAAGATATGCAAAGTCAAGCCATGTGGAATATGGCGATGACGCGACAGAAGTCGAACAACAAGCTTTATTGCCATCTGTGAAGGATCCAAAGTTGTGGATGGTGAAATGTGCG ATTGGTCATGAGCGCGAGACAGCTATATGTCTCATGCAAAAGTTCATAGATAGGGCAGATCTCCAGATAAAGTCAGCTATCGCGTTGGACCATCTAAAAAACTACATTTATGTTGAAGCTGAAAAGGAAGCTCATGTTAAAGAG GCTTGCAAAGGTCtaagaaatatatattcttCAGCAAAAATTATGCTCGTGCCTATAAAGGAGATGACTGATGTTCTGTCAGTTGAAAGCAAATCTGTTGATCTTGCTAGGGATACGTGGGTTAGAATGAAGATAGGCATATATAAAGGAGATCTTGCTAAA GTTGTTGATGTTGACAATGTGCGCCAGAGAGTAACTGTTAAGCTAATTCCAAGAGTTGATTTACAAACTCTTGCCAATAAACTG GAAGGTAGGGATATTGGAAAGAAGAAGACATTTGTACCTCCACCAAGGTTTTTTAACATTGATGAAGCAAG GGAGATGCGTATCCGtgtggagaggaggagggacaGAGATTCAGGGGAGTATTTCGAGATGGTTGATGGTTTAATGTTCAAAGATGGATTCCTTTACAAAACAGTATCATTTAAGTCAATCAGCTCACAAAATATTCAGCCAACCTTTGATGAGCTTGAGAAATTTCGGAAACCTGGTGATGATGTTAATGGAGACGTGGCTAGCTTGTCCACTTTGTTTGCAAACAGGAAGAAAGGCCATTTCATGAAAGGTGATGCTGTCATTGTTGTTCGAGGAGATCTCAAGAATCTGGAAGGCTGGGTTGAGAAAGTAGAGGAGGACACTGTCCATATCAGACCGAAAATGCCGGACCTTCCT AAAACATTGGCTTTCAATGAGAAGGAGCTGTGCAAATACTTTAAACCTGGAGACCATGTAAAAGTAGTTTCTGGTGTTCAAGAAGGTGCAACTGGTATGGttgtaaaagttgaggggcatGTTTTGATTATCTTATCAGACACTACAAAAGAGCAT ATCCGTGTATTTGCGGACCATGTAGTCGAAAGTTCTGAAATTACTACTGGGGTTACACGAATTGGGGATTACGAGTTGCATGATCTTGTGATGCTAGA CAACATGTCATTTGGTGTAATTATACGTGTGGAAAGTGAAGCATTTCAG GTTCTCAAAGGTGTACCTGATAGACCTGAGGTCGTGCTTATTAAACTGAGGGAAATAAAGAGCAAGATTGACAGACGAACCAATGCCAAAGATCGATCGAATAATATTGTGTCAGTTAAGGATGTTGTGAGGGTAATTGAAGGACCATGTAAG GGGAAGCAAGGGCCTGTTGAGCACATACATAAAGGGATCTTGTTCATCTATGATCGACACCACCTGGAGCATGCTGGTTTTATATGTGCTAAAGCACAGTCTTGTGTAGTTGTTGGTGGATCAAATAGGGGTCACGGCATGAAT GGTGTAGATGCATTAGATTCTCGATTTGGTGGTTTGAGATCTTCATCGAATGTTTTGCAGTCCCCAAGAAGGCTTCCTCCAAGAGGACCTCCTACAAATT TTGGTGGAAGGTTCGGAGGTGGAAGGTTCGGAGGTGGAAGAGGGCATGATTCTTTGGTAGGTAGAtgcattaaaattaaatctggTCCCTTTAAGGGGTATCGCGGCCGTGTTAAGGAGATCACCAGTGGATTTGTGCGCGTAGAGCTGGATTCACAGATGAAGATTGTCACAG TTAAAAGAGACGAGATTTCTGATACTCCTGGTGCTGCAACACCATTCCG TGAATCAAGATTTGCTTCGGGTAGTGAAACTCCAATGCATCCATCCCGGACGCCACTTCATCCAATTCAGACGCCAATGAGAGATCCTTCAG CAACTCCCATACATGATGGTATGAGAACACCATTGCGCAACCGAGCATGGGCGCCGATGAGTCCTCCAAG CGCTGAGCCAAATCTACATTTTTCACGTGGAAGCAGGAATTTCGCAATAATCAGATCGTTCGTGAAAATTTTCCACATTGCCACTATCAGCCTGTAA
- the LOC109711284 gene encoding putative transcription elongation factor SPT5 homolog 1 isoform X2 — translation MARNRRHDDDDDEEYEEEEEEEEEEEEEVVRRGKGAGGRKRGRSDFIDDTALEDDEDEEDEEDDDDEDFGRGGGGGGGGRGKKRRSGSEFFELEAAVDSDEGEEDDEEGEDDFINDAGADLPDEEEGRRLHRPSILMGEDQEDVDEIERQVYERYAKSSHVEYGDDATEVEQQALLPSVKDPKLWMVKCAIGHERETAICLMQKFIDRADLQIKSAIALDHLKNYIYVEAEKEAHVKEACKGLRNIYSSAKIMLVPIKEMTDVLSVESKSVDLARDTWVRMKIGIYKGDLAKVVDVDNVRQRVTVKLIPRVDLQTLANKLEGRDIGKKKTFVPPPRFFNIDEAREMRIRVERRRDRDSGEYFEMVDGLMFKDGFLYKTVSFKSISSQNIQPTFDELEKFRKPGDDVNGDVASLSTLFANRKKGHFMKGDAVIVVRGDLKNLEGWVEKVEEDTVHIRPKMPDLPKTLAFNEKELCKYFKPGDHVKVVSGVQEGATGMVVKVEGHVLIILSDTTKEHIRVFADHVVESSEITTGVTRIGDYELHDLVMLDNMSFGVIIRVESEAFQVLKGVPDRPEVVLIKLREIKSKIDRRTNAKDRSNNIVSVKDVVRVIEGPCKGKQGPVEHIHKGILFIYDRHHLEHAGFICAKAQSCVVVGGSNRGHGMNGVDALDSRFGGLRSSSNVLQSPRRLPPRGPPTNFGGRFGGGRFGGGRGHDSLVGRCIKIKSGPFKGYRGRVKEITSGFVRVELDSQMKIVTVKRDEISDTPGAATPFRESRFASGSETPMHPSRTPLHPIQTPMRDPSATPIHDGMRTPLRNRAWAPMSPPRDSWEDGNPATWGSSPPYQPGTPPARPYEAPTPGSGWANTPGGNYNDSPTPRDNSYGNAPSPYLPSTPVGQPMTPTSASYLPGTPGGQPMTPGNVGMDMMSPLIGGEGDGIWYMPDILVNTVRPGEDPHIGVVREVLTKQKFQIRDSAFMAKKLISIPDTSW, via the exons ATGGCTCGGAACCGACgccacgacgacgacgacgacgaggagtacgaggaggaagaggaggaggaggaggaggaggaggaggaggtggtgaggAGGGGGAAGGGCGCCGGAGGGCGGAAGCGGGGGCGATCCGATTTTATTGATGATACTGCGTTGGAGGACGATGAGgacgaggaggacgaggaggacgacgacgatgaggattttggccgcggcggcggcggcggcggcggcggccgcgggaAGAAGCGGCGGTCGGGGTCGGAGTTCTTCGAGCTCGAAGCGGCCGTCGACAGCGACGAAGGGGAGGAGGATGATGAAGAGGGGGAGGATG ATTTCATCAATGATGCCGGAGCTGATCTACCTGATGAGGAGGAGGGTAGACGGTTACATCGTCCGTCCATCCTTATGGGTGAGGATCAGGAAGATGTCGATGAGATAGAGAGACAAGTATATGAAAGATATGCAAAGTCAAGCCATGTGGAATATGGCGATGACGCGACAGAAGTCGAACAACAAGCTTTATTGCCATCTGTGAAGGATCCAAAGTTGTGGATGGTGAAATGTGCG ATTGGTCATGAGCGCGAGACAGCTATATGTCTCATGCAAAAGTTCATAGATAGGGCAGATCTCCAGATAAAGTCAGCTATCGCGTTGGACCATCTAAAAAACTACATTTATGTTGAAGCTGAAAAGGAAGCTCATGTTAAAGAG GCTTGCAAAGGTCtaagaaatatatattcttCAGCAAAAATTATGCTCGTGCCTATAAAGGAGATGACTGATGTTCTGTCAGTTGAAAGCAAATCTGTTGATCTTGCTAGGGATACGTGGGTTAGAATGAAGATAGGCATATATAAAGGAGATCTTGCTAAA GTTGTTGATGTTGACAATGTGCGCCAGAGAGTAACTGTTAAGCTAATTCCAAGAGTTGATTTACAAACTCTTGCCAATAAACTG GAAGGTAGGGATATTGGAAAGAAGAAGACATTTGTACCTCCACCAAGGTTTTTTAACATTGATGAAGCAAG GGAGATGCGTATCCGtgtggagaggaggagggacaGAGATTCAGGGGAGTATTTCGAGATGGTTGATGGTTTAATGTTCAAAGATGGATTCCTTTACAAAACAGTATCATTTAAGTCAATCAGCTCACAAAATATTCAGCCAACCTTTGATGAGCTTGAGAAATTTCGGAAACCTGGTGATGATGTTAATGGAGACGTGGCTAGCTTGTCCACTTTGTTTGCAAACAGGAAGAAAGGCCATTTCATGAAAGGTGATGCTGTCATTGTTGTTCGAGGAGATCTCAAGAATCTGGAAGGCTGGGTTGAGAAAGTAGAGGAGGACACTGTCCATATCAGACCGAAAATGCCGGACCTTCCT AAAACATTGGCTTTCAATGAGAAGGAGCTGTGCAAATACTTTAAACCTGGAGACCATGTAAAAGTAGTTTCTGGTGTTCAAGAAGGTGCAACTGGTATGGttgtaaaagttgaggggcatGTTTTGATTATCTTATCAGACACTACAAAAGAGCAT ATCCGTGTATTTGCGGACCATGTAGTCGAAAGTTCTGAAATTACTACTGGGGTTACACGAATTGGGGATTACGAGTTGCATGATCTTGTGATGCTAGA CAACATGTCATTTGGTGTAATTATACGTGTGGAAAGTGAAGCATTTCAG GTTCTCAAAGGTGTACCTGATAGACCTGAGGTCGTGCTTATTAAACTGAGGGAAATAAAGAGCAAGATTGACAGACGAACCAATGCCAAAGATCGATCGAATAATATTGTGTCAGTTAAGGATGTTGTGAGGGTAATTGAAGGACCATGTAAG GGGAAGCAAGGGCCTGTTGAGCACATACATAAAGGGATCTTGTTCATCTATGATCGACACCACCTGGAGCATGCTGGTTTTATATGTGCTAAAGCACAGTCTTGTGTAGTTGTTGGTGGATCAAATAGGGGTCACGGCATGAAT GGTGTAGATGCATTAGATTCTCGATTTGGTGGTTTGAGATCTTCATCGAATGTTTTGCAGTCCCCAAGAAGGCTTCCTCCAAGAGGACCTCCTACAAATT TTGGTGGAAGGTTCGGAGGTGGAAGGTTCGGAGGTGGAAGAGGGCATGATTCTTTGGTAGGTAGAtgcattaaaattaaatctggTCCCTTTAAGGGGTATCGCGGCCGTGTTAAGGAGATCACCAGTGGATTTGTGCGCGTAGAGCTGGATTCACAGATGAAGATTGTCACAG TTAAAAGAGACGAGATTTCTGATACTCCTGGTGCTGCAACACCATTCCG TGAATCAAGATTTGCTTCGGGTAGTGAAACTCCAATGCATCCATCCCGGACGCCACTTCATCCAATTCAGACGCCAATGAGAGATCCTTCAG CAACTCCCATACATGATGGTATGAGAACACCATTGCGCAACCGAGCATGGGCGCCGATGAGTCCTCCAAG GGATAGCTGGGAAGACGGAAATCCTGCCACTTGGGGAAGCAGTCCGCCTTATCAG CCAGGAACACCTCCGGCCCGGCCATATGAAGCACCTACTCCTGGTTCAGGTTGGGCTAACACTCCAGGTGGCAATTATAATGACTCTCCAACTCCCAGGGATAACAGCTATG GAAATGCTCCAAGCCCTTACTTGCCATCAACACCTGTTGGACAACCGATGACCCCTACTTCTGCATCTTATCTCCCTGGAACTCCTGGCGGACAGCCGATGACACCTGGGAATGTTGGAATGGATATGATGTCTCCTTTAATAG GTGGCGAAGGTGATGGCATATGGTACATGCCCGACATTTTGGTGAATACTGTTAGGCCTGGAGAGGATCCTCATATTGGAGTAGTTAGAGAAGTGCTGACG AAGCAGAAGTTTCAAATTCGAGATTCTGCTTTTATGGCTAAGAAGCTCATTTCGATACCCGACACTTCTTGGtag
- the LOC109711284 gene encoding putative transcription elongation factor SPT5 homolog 1 isoform X1, with protein sequence MARNRRHDDDDDEEYEEEEEEEEEEEEEVVRRGKGAGGRKRGRSDFIDDTALEDDEDEEDEEDDDDEDFGRGGGGGGGGRGKKRRSGSEFFELEAAVDSDEGEEDDEEGEDDFINDAGADLPDEEEGRRLHRPSILMGEDQEDVDEIERQVYERYAKSSHVEYGDDATEVEQQALLPSVKDPKLWMVKCAIGHERETAICLMQKFIDRADLQIKSAIALDHLKNYIYVEAEKEAHVKEACKGLRNIYSSAKIMLVPIKEMTDVLSVESKSVDLARDTWVRMKIGIYKGDLAKVVDVDNVRQRVTVKLIPRVDLQTLANKLEGRDIGKKKTFVPPPRFFNIDEAREMRIRVERRRDRDSGEYFEMVDGLMFKDGFLYKTVSFKSISSQNIQPTFDELEKFRKPGDDVNGDVASLSTLFANRKKGHFMKGDAVIVVRGDLKNLEGWVEKVEEDTVHIRPKMPDLPKTLAFNEKELCKYFKPGDHVKVVSGVQEGATGMVVKVEGHVLIILSDTTKEHIRVFADHVVESSEITTGVTRIGDYELHDLVMLDNMSFGVIIRVESEAFQVLKGVPDRPEVVLIKLREIKSKIDRRTNAKDRSNNIVSVKDVVRVIEGPCKGKQGPVEHIHKGILFIYDRHHLEHAGFICAKAQSCVVVGGSNRGHGMNGVDALDSRFGGLRSSSNVLQSPRRLPPRGPPTNFGGRFGGGRFGGGRGHDSLVGRCIKIKSGPFKGYRGRVKEITSGFVRVELDSQMKIVTVKRDEISDTPGAATPFRESRFASGSETPMHPSRTPLHPIQTPMRDPSATPIHDGMRTPLRNRAWAPMSPPRDSWEDGNPATWGSSPPYQPGTPPARPYEAPTPGSGWANTPGGNYNDSPTPRDNSYGNAPSPYLPSTPVGQPMTPTSASYLPGTPGGQPMTPGNVGMDMMSPLIGGEGDGIWYMPDILVNTVRPGEDPHIGVVREVLTDGSCKVALGAAGNGETVIALPTEIEMVQPKKSDRIKILSSSLRGVTGKLIGIDGTDGIVKLDDTYDVKILDMGILAKLAA encoded by the exons ATGGCTCGGAACCGACgccacgacgacgacgacgacgaggagtacgaggaggaagaggaggaggaggaggaggaggaggaggaggtggtgaggAGGGGGAAGGGCGCCGGAGGGCGGAAGCGGGGGCGATCCGATTTTATTGATGATACTGCGTTGGAGGACGATGAGgacgaggaggacgaggaggacgacgacgatgaggattttggccgcggcggcggcggcggcggcggcggccgcgggaAGAAGCGGCGGTCGGGGTCGGAGTTCTTCGAGCTCGAAGCGGCCGTCGACAGCGACGAAGGGGAGGAGGATGATGAAGAGGGGGAGGATG ATTTCATCAATGATGCCGGAGCTGATCTACCTGATGAGGAGGAGGGTAGACGGTTACATCGTCCGTCCATCCTTATGGGTGAGGATCAGGAAGATGTCGATGAGATAGAGAGACAAGTATATGAAAGATATGCAAAGTCAAGCCATGTGGAATATGGCGATGACGCGACAGAAGTCGAACAACAAGCTTTATTGCCATCTGTGAAGGATCCAAAGTTGTGGATGGTGAAATGTGCG ATTGGTCATGAGCGCGAGACAGCTATATGTCTCATGCAAAAGTTCATAGATAGGGCAGATCTCCAGATAAAGTCAGCTATCGCGTTGGACCATCTAAAAAACTACATTTATGTTGAAGCTGAAAAGGAAGCTCATGTTAAAGAG GCTTGCAAAGGTCtaagaaatatatattcttCAGCAAAAATTATGCTCGTGCCTATAAAGGAGATGACTGATGTTCTGTCAGTTGAAAGCAAATCTGTTGATCTTGCTAGGGATACGTGGGTTAGAATGAAGATAGGCATATATAAAGGAGATCTTGCTAAA GTTGTTGATGTTGACAATGTGCGCCAGAGAGTAACTGTTAAGCTAATTCCAAGAGTTGATTTACAAACTCTTGCCAATAAACTG GAAGGTAGGGATATTGGAAAGAAGAAGACATTTGTACCTCCACCAAGGTTTTTTAACATTGATGAAGCAAG GGAGATGCGTATCCGtgtggagaggaggagggacaGAGATTCAGGGGAGTATTTCGAGATGGTTGATGGTTTAATGTTCAAAGATGGATTCCTTTACAAAACAGTATCATTTAAGTCAATCAGCTCACAAAATATTCAGCCAACCTTTGATGAGCTTGAGAAATTTCGGAAACCTGGTGATGATGTTAATGGAGACGTGGCTAGCTTGTCCACTTTGTTTGCAAACAGGAAGAAAGGCCATTTCATGAAAGGTGATGCTGTCATTGTTGTTCGAGGAGATCTCAAGAATCTGGAAGGCTGGGTTGAGAAAGTAGAGGAGGACACTGTCCATATCAGACCGAAAATGCCGGACCTTCCT AAAACATTGGCTTTCAATGAGAAGGAGCTGTGCAAATACTTTAAACCTGGAGACCATGTAAAAGTAGTTTCTGGTGTTCAAGAAGGTGCAACTGGTATGGttgtaaaagttgaggggcatGTTTTGATTATCTTATCAGACACTACAAAAGAGCAT ATCCGTGTATTTGCGGACCATGTAGTCGAAAGTTCTGAAATTACTACTGGGGTTACACGAATTGGGGATTACGAGTTGCATGATCTTGTGATGCTAGA CAACATGTCATTTGGTGTAATTATACGTGTGGAAAGTGAAGCATTTCAG GTTCTCAAAGGTGTACCTGATAGACCTGAGGTCGTGCTTATTAAACTGAGGGAAATAAAGAGCAAGATTGACAGACGAACCAATGCCAAAGATCGATCGAATAATATTGTGTCAGTTAAGGATGTTGTGAGGGTAATTGAAGGACCATGTAAG GGGAAGCAAGGGCCTGTTGAGCACATACATAAAGGGATCTTGTTCATCTATGATCGACACCACCTGGAGCATGCTGGTTTTATATGTGCTAAAGCACAGTCTTGTGTAGTTGTTGGTGGATCAAATAGGGGTCACGGCATGAAT GGTGTAGATGCATTAGATTCTCGATTTGGTGGTTTGAGATCTTCATCGAATGTTTTGCAGTCCCCAAGAAGGCTTCCTCCAAGAGGACCTCCTACAAATT TTGGTGGAAGGTTCGGAGGTGGAAGGTTCGGAGGTGGAAGAGGGCATGATTCTTTGGTAGGTAGAtgcattaaaattaaatctggTCCCTTTAAGGGGTATCGCGGCCGTGTTAAGGAGATCACCAGTGGATTTGTGCGCGTAGAGCTGGATTCACAGATGAAGATTGTCACAG TTAAAAGAGACGAGATTTCTGATACTCCTGGTGCTGCAACACCATTCCG TGAATCAAGATTTGCTTCGGGTAGTGAAACTCCAATGCATCCATCCCGGACGCCACTTCATCCAATTCAGACGCCAATGAGAGATCCTTCAG CAACTCCCATACATGATGGTATGAGAACACCATTGCGCAACCGAGCATGGGCGCCGATGAGTCCTCCAAG GGATAGCTGGGAAGACGGAAATCCTGCCACTTGGGGAAGCAGTCCGCCTTATCAG CCAGGAACACCTCCGGCCCGGCCATATGAAGCACCTACTCCTGGTTCAGGTTGGGCTAACACTCCAGGTGGCAATTATAATGACTCTCCAACTCCCAGGGATAACAGCTATG GAAATGCTCCAAGCCCTTACTTGCCATCAACACCTGTTGGACAACCGATGACCCCTACTTCTGCATCTTATCTCCCTGGAACTCCTGGCGGACAGCCGATGACACCTGGGAATGTTGGAATGGATATGATGTCTCCTTTAATAG GTGGCGAAGGTGATGGCATATGGTACATGCCCGACATTTTGGTGAATACTGTTAGGCCTGGAGAGGATCCTCATATTGGAGTAGTTAGAGAAGTGCTGACG GACGGATCTTGCAAGGTTGCCCTTGGAGCGGCAGGAAACGGGGAGACTGTCATTGCTCTTCCCACGGAAATCGAGATGGTGCAGCCCAAGAAATCCGACAGGATCAAGATCCTGAGCAGCTCGCTCCGAGGGGTCACCGGGAAGCTCATTGGAATCGATGGCACCGATGGCATAGTGAAATTGGACGACACATATGATGTGAAAATATTAGACATGGGCATTCTTGCTAAACTAGCGgcgtaa